The Etheostoma spectabile isolate EspeVRDwgs_2016 chromosome 4, UIUC_Espe_1.0, whole genome shotgun sequence sequence ATGAATAtaggacaataaaagacaacacaactaaacacacacatggatgtGGATGCTCGAAAAAATAGCAGTCTGTCAGGAGCAGCATGTAAGATTTGTCCAATTGTGGCACTACTGTATGATGTCTGTACATTCCTGTGTACTTCACCAAGACATAGTCACAGTGATTGCATGCTGCAGATGTCTGCATTTACCTTTAGAAAAGGCGCGTTGTGCTGAAGCTGATTGTttattctctgtgtgtcttttaaAAGCGTTctattgtctgtgtgttttgggccAGGAAGGCCTGGCTGCCCTGAAAACATGTGAGTCACTCACAAACAATGCAATTCTCTGTCTTCTTCCCACCACTCGCTTTTCTCCAGAAATTTGACTGGAATCAACAAGGCATTTACAGCCAGTGACCCACATTTGCTACTCTCCCATGAGGATGAGGATATTTCAACAGTATTCAGCCAATTGTGTTGAAAGAGATTTAAGAAATCCCTTTAGTCCTCGCCACGACAGTGCACTGATTGAGTCTAATGCTTGTGTTCCGGATGTTGTGTGTTGTAGATGTGATGGACCAGCAGAGGGCGCTACATTCAGGTTGCCTGGTCTCAGGGGTTCGGACGCCTCCTGTTCGCCGTAACAGCAAGCTGGCCAGCCTGGGACGCATCTTCAAGCCCTGGaaatggaggaaaaagaaaaacgaaAAGCTGAAGCCCTCTGCAAGTGAGTGTGACGTAAGACTCATGCTTCCATCAGTGGCGGTGAACGCTGGCTGGTTTGGGAATTGGGGAATGGAGGCTGTATTTGCAATTAGACCCAGGCTGCTTCACATGTTTTTATTGTCCGTGCAATCCGCGGACCAGTTTTCATAAATGTTTGTGTCCTTTAGCCGTGGAGAAGAAGGCAGCTGTTCGACTGAAGAAAGATGACCTCGTCAGGAGGAACCGCGGGGAGACGGAGACAGGTGCAAAATGAGATGTGACTCCAGGCTGATAACAGTTCACTTGTTTAGCCACATGATGCCTGACTACTATTCAGACTCATTACTGTCCTCTCTTCCACTGTGCGCTGTATGCAGAGTCCGGTCTTGCTTGTGGGGGTAACTGTGAAGATCCAGACACCCCGACAAACTCAGATGGAGAGGACAGAGACGAGGAGCCCGTGGCGCCGCTGGCCAGCACCAGTGAAGACCTGGGCAGCGATTTAGAGGCCTCAACAGGTAGCGTGTAGTGCTCTGGTCTGAGATAACACATttagaaattaaatgtttttttactgtatattaagTATACAAAAGCAAAGCACTTGTTGGCATTAAAGCTGTTTTTAGGCAACAATTACACATACTAATGGTACAAAGAAGTATGCTCTGCTACTGCGAGTGTGTAAAGCGTCATACACTCGAGTGCGACACTGTGTGCGGGCTGCCGTAGATGGCGTGCGCGCTACGAGCATGCACAGTTGTTTATGCTCAACACATTGTTCGttgcagtatttttttatttattttttattctttgggggcttttcccctttatttgaggtgatagtggatagacagaaaaggtgggagagacgtaggggatgacacgcagcaaggGACCGCAGGTCGGTTTCGAACCCGGGCCTCaccctacatggggcgcacgctcttactgggcgAGCTAGAGGTCACCCCAACACCGACGTGTTAAACACAGACGAGCCGcgaaacattacatttatctgCTTTTATCATTGACATGACTGGTCTTTATCTCCAAATCAAAATGACTGTCTGCCTATAACACTTGTAAgaacaacactttttttgagtttttccaCAATCTCCAGCAAAATGTTGCATCTTTTCCCAGTGtggtgtctctctctgaccACATATTTGACTCcctgtggtctgtacatgaatAATCATACAGATAATTGTACAGACGAACCTGCTCTTCCCAGCCGACCATGTTGCACAGCTTGTGCATACATTTCTCGATGCTTTTATATTTTAGAAAACATGTTCTTGTCAGGGAATCctcaatgcttttatttttcaggCAGTCCATAAATTACCCCTTTAATCTTcccttttcacattttaaaaatgtccatttttTCCTAAGTCTTAATTGTTGTAGGTCTAGATGGGATACTTTTCTTTAGTGTGGTtcttgattgtgtttttttaagctgATAACTTATTGATTACAAGTAATAAAATGAGTGATTCCGGTTGATTGTGTTGACTGTCTAACTTGGTACGGTATGTTGTTGCCAGCTTCAGTTTGAAACCCCATGTGTCTGATGGTCCACCAGGTGGAGACAGAGACTTCCTAAACAAACTAAACTTTTGCTTCACCATCGCTTGTGTTTCATTTCAGTACAAGATGTGACTGAAGACTCAAAGACAGTTGGAGATCCCGgtcagagtgaagatggagaagATGAAAGCACCTCGCTGAGCGACCCCAGTGACGAGCAGTCGGTGGGGACGGTGGAGACCGTTGAGGGGAAACCGGAGGCGACAGCGGCCCAGCGTAGACGAGCCAGCACCTCTCCTCCACCCAAGCCGATCAAACTGCTCACCAGGATGGGCAGCCTAGACTGTGAGTTCACCAAGAGAACTCTGATGTAATGTCCCGCTGGTTTGCAGCAGTGTCTCACGTTGATATTTTTCCCCTCCAGGTGCTCCTTCAGTGCCAGTTAAGAAGTCCCCAGCCACCTTACCCAGGAACTTCACTCTCCCCAAAGACCCTCATGGCTCCCTGCTGAGAGGCAGGATGTTCACACCTACTGGGTCCCCCCACCTCGGGGCACTACACTCCCAGCTGCCCCCGAGCTGCATCATTGAGGAACTGCACCGCGCCCTGGCCACCAAACATAGACAGGACAGGTCAGACTTTGGTACAAGCTGTGGAGCCTTTCTAATATATGTACTTGAAATATAAAGTTGCCTTTGTTTgtaaagattttattttgtaggtcTTATCacttttacaaaataataaacatcCTTTCAAATGATATAGTATTAGTCCTATTAGTATTAGTTAAAAGGCCCTGTTCACAGAACATAATAATCCATCCCCAAGACCAACATTTGTGCACATCACGCACAAATATAGACAATATGGACTCTGTCAAAAACAGCATATCCTCCGCAAACAGCAGTCTAAACAGTAAGACTAGGCTGGGCTGCAAGACAAATAcagacattatttattttattttttttgattaagCTGTCTataggtttttttctttctatcatgcaatttgttttttttttagaatgtaGAAAGATATTTTTGACATAAAATATATGTTGTACAGCCACAACCTTAGTCCCAAAGGTGTGTAGATCATGGATGTTATGATGATAACTAACTTAAAGGAGCTCTCAATTTAAAAGCATCTAATAAATGGCTTGGTTTCAAAGTTTGTGAGAGGGAGTGAAAGTAAAATAATCTTTACTTAAAATGTTTGTGAGCAGGTAATAAATACAAACCTGTAGGACTTTTTTGTTAACCTAATATGGCCTCGAGAAATGTCCCCAAGGCTAAGGAGTACACCCTCAGAATTTAGTTTACTATGCTCACCATTTTCGTAAAGTAATCCAAAATTGAAATAGGGGTGGGGAAatcaagtatcgatcttttatgaTATAAATTGCACATGggaatttaaatgtttgtttttagaatAATAAAGTCAATTGCTTTATCCGTCCACCAGATGGTGAGATGAACAGAaaaatttataattatttttagataaaacagatgttgacaaagttttgcTTTTGGGAAAAAAGGTAACAAACTGCAATATAACACAGAATATCGCAATATGTTTAGAATCACTCTGGTGAGCAACAACAATTATGCAGTGCAGAAACTTGGAGGGTAATATCCAGCTTGTATGAAAAATATGAGTTGTTAATTTACACATGCTAAAACCAATTCTGATattgcttttctgttttaaacataataaaatatggtTCCTGAGTGTCAGAGTTGCCAGGCAACATAGACAGGAAGAGGAGACTAACTGTCCTTACCTGCAGTAGAATACTGGCACATTCATGTAGAGCTGCAAACAAGCCACCACATCATAGGTGTGTTAAAGTTAATACAACTAATATACAACTAATAACTCTGAGTGGCCATGGTATAATAAAGTTGTAATTGACAGGCTTGTCTTGTGATGTGTGAGCTCAGTTTCCAGACGAAGGAGGCGCGCTCCTCTCTGAAGCGCCGGCTGGACGGCCGTCTGTCCCGCACATCCAGCACAGAGAGGGAGCCTGCAGGGGAGTCGGACAGCAAAAAGGAGTCTGATGAGAACAAAGAGAACTGGCGTCTGGACGAATTCTTGAACGACCAGGACAGCTGGAACGCGTCTGTCATCTCTGGTAGGTCTGCAGACAGTAGACACGCGCTGCAGTATTTGCTCCGCCATTATCGGCCGCGTCATGTGGAAAGCCAGAAAAATCTGGGCATCCTGTCAGTGGATAATGAAGCAGCATAATCCCCGCTGATGTTTCTTTACAGTGAGGAACTGACATGTATAGCAGTGTTCCTGGTGTTAGGTTTGAGCGGTCCCGTCAACATCTGCTCCGCTGGCCTAATTCTTGGCCATTCATGTGGGTCATTGGTGCACGGCCGCCTGCAGTTAACATGTCTGGGACCTTTAGGGGAAAGAATGGGAAAATGGCAGACTGGAGTTATGATGGACGTGACAGACATGCACCCTACAGCATGAAGGGCGATGTGATGCAAGTGACTTCAGGACTGCAGAGATAGGAATGCATGAGACGGCATTAGAAAAtagtagggctgaacaattaatCGCGATTTGAAGGAATCAAAGTCAAGTGTTTGTAACATTTGAGTTATCATTTCTTATTCCTCTTTTCATTCTtaaatttactgttttttttataagataaatgctggaataatgtTACATATCACATATTGTTTACAGAAATATCCTATTTTTAGTGGAtctttcatttgattttttattacattacttAACATGATCGTAGACAGTGCAGTGTgtaggtaaaataaataaataaataaataaataatcgtAATCACAATTTCTGGAAGGAAAATcgcaattagatttttttttcctccctagAAAACAGAGATTGGATTTACAATAACTAATGAATGTCTTGCGAATTAACAGGACTTTAgctcaaattacatttttatttttttaacactctTTGGAACCTAAAATATTTAGCAGTTATCCTATGGGTTGGCTGTGGCTCAGAGGGAGAGCAGGTCGTCCTCCAACCGCAAGATTGGCggttgtcaaagtgtccttgatcaagacactgaacctcaTGTTGCTCCCTGGGCGCTGCCACTGGGTCAAATGCAGGGATTACATATTGTACTGTAAGATTGTATGTGaagaataaagtttttttttttttttttcttctttctaacGAGGCTAATAAAATTGCAATGTCTAAACCTATCCACACAGACTCAAGGCTGTCACTGCTGTCAAAGGTGCCACCACAAAATACTGACTTGAGTAGTATGTATTCAGTTCTTTGTTCATGTATATACATTTTACtattacaatttgtttttaaaaacagaattatTTAATTGAATCATGATTCAAAGTTGtacaaacaacatgaaaaggtcCACTTAGTGCAAACTTTAACATCTTGAGATAGGTATGTAGACATGCATTTCATTAATAAGGTGTTAGGTTAAGTCTTATGAAAAAGCACCACAGCACTCTGTGTGCTGACTAGCATCAGTTCAGTGGGCTTAGCTGGAAAAGCCTCTATGATGTTATTGACCTTAATTTGTGCTCGACAACAACAGGGACACTCCCACGTAGGGTGAGGAAGGAGCTGCTGGCTGTGAAGCTTCGGAACCGGCCGAGCAAGCAGGAGCTGGAGGACCGCAACATCTTCCCCGTCCGCAGCGACCAGGAGCGTCAGGAAATCCGTCAGCAGATAGAGCTGAAGCTGGCCAAGTGAGTCGAACTGTGGACCCAGATCAACCTGCCATCAGCTCCCCCCTCCCCGTCAGCCCCCCCTCACCCTCCTCTTCCCCATGTACGTCTGTTTCATCACTCAACACCATTGTTGTCGAAACTTGTGTTTCCCTTCCACCGTGCCCTAACAATTGCCCACATATTGCAAAAAGCCTTTTGACTGTAGATGCTCGCCGATGGCCCGCCAGCTTGGCTGCGGCTAATGTAAAACGCGCTTAAAACTAGAAAAGACACTTGCGACGGGGCTTTGCGCTgtgctgcgccgggtgcaagatagagCCCTATGTGTTATAGTGAGAAACAGTTAACATGAACCTTTGGTTGTTTACAAGAAAACGCCGGAAGGGCCCTTTATTCAATGCAGAGGTGTTGATTTAGGTTGCTGTCTGTGGTTCTGTGGTGTGTATTCCATTACTGTATATTGATCCAGGATAAGTATTAGCACACCTAACCACAGTAGCATACAGAAGATTGCGGTAAGCAGTCACGGTGAATGTTAGTCATGTTAGGATAAGAAAAAGGGAACAAAGCATCCATTGGTCTTGACTATTTACTGTCCTATCAATGCattgtatgtattatattaGACTTTCACAGTTCATCATGTCCTCTTTAAACTCTCCATGCATGTTGATTTCTCTCTTAACTAACATTTTGATGCACGTTGTCTAAAATGCAGTTGCACGTTAGCAACAGCCTTGAGTAATACGTGCTAAATTGCATTAATGTTATTAGGAATCAGTTAAAATAGTCGCGACAAAGGTTTTGCTTTAATTGTTCCTCTCCTTTCTATGGCTGTAGCTTCTCTGGGTCAAGTGGTCTGCATTTTGAAGCCTGGAACAGGATTTTTCCGGGAGGCATGGGAGGACTGCAACAGAGAACATAATcgtatttgttgtgttttgtacaAAGGCCAAAGGCTGTTCTTATGGTGACTTTAATAGGATTAACGGCCATATCAGGGTTGTTTTTTAGTGAATAACACAGTGGCAGGGTGTCCTGGTGTGCTTGTGCAGTCATCGGggtgggaggaggaggtgttGGTGTTGTTTGGACATATCATGACTTTTTGCTAAAACAAACTTGTCAAGAGAACTTGTACTGGACAGTACAACAGCAGCTctttaaaatgtgaataaacTTTTCGGCTCATATGGAGTTGAAGctgctttttgtcatttatatttttaccaCTTTACCTTGCCATCTTAAGACTTACCCTGTTTAAGATTACACGTGGGGGGGGTGGAACTGTTACAGTTCTATGCTCTATGTTCCGCATTTCACTGTAGTGGTTCAGTCTCACCACTCCTACCACACACTGTTTTTTAGTGAACAGGCTCTAAAACCCCAAAAACTACACGCTACCTGTCCAGCACATGACATCACAGTTAGTGTTGGATGACCTAGGTGCCTTCTAGTCATTGTCTGGTCTTAGTCATGGAAAAAAGGTCAATAATAAACAGTTTAATCAATGAAAACATGTTGTAACAAAAAGTTCAGTGCAtggaaaattacaaaataccATAGAGGCAAATAAACACAATATTAAAATGAtaatttgaaaatatatttttttagtctGTATTAGCCTTAAatctatagtgcatagtttctgccgCCCCTATGAGGAATTCTacgtaatgacaataaaactgttggcgcgtccacatgacacaagccttccgtgaccgaacacctgtcttttattttttattttttttttacaaactgagCAGGTGAGTTTCCTTTAGAAGCAGTGTTTGGGTCCAGAATCACAGGAGTGTAGGAGACAATCTCCTTCATCTTGTTCCAGATGTTGAAGCTCAGGTTGCCCAGGTGTTTGGGCTCGTCTATCAGAGCTCCTGAGAGCAGCTGTGGATCAGCCAGCAGGGGGCGCTGCTGGACTCTCTCCACTGCAGCCCTGTAGTTGATAAGGAATGAGACGTCTTCAGCTCTCAGCTCGTCCTCTGTCGCTCCGACTGTGTCTGAAAGAgctgctatctctctgctcaGAGCCTGgatcttctccttcttcttctgactcttctgctcctcttcctccctcagaGCAGCCAAATTGGCCTCCTCTTCTAGAAACTGGTGGTGCTCCTTAATCTGCCTCtctgtgcgtttgtgtgtgtggcctggGTATGGACCTTCATATGTTCTGCGGTTTTATCACATTTCACTTTAACTTGTTCAAAAAGCTATAACTTCTCCTTTAACGGCTCCAGAGTTTCCTGAAGTTTCTTCTTGTGTTGCCGCGGAGCTTCATCAGTGGGTCTAAATCTGTGGTTGGTGTGTAGATTCTCAGAGTGCAGACTGCAGAGAGCCTCTGAAGCTCTCTGATCTCTCTCAAAGTAAGAAGGCCTCACACAAGTTTTTTAGCCTCGAGTCTAAGGGTGGTTTAGGATTTGAAGATTTTCCCTCAAAAACTGGACACTCCTGTGTTGGTTTTACTGTCCCAGCTCCAGCTCTGCAGACagtctttacagaagctgtggCTACATGCTAGGACGACAGGATCTTTAAAGATGTTATGTCAGATTGGACAGCAGAGAGAAGCCACTCTGAAACCTGAAAGtttatttcactttgagttCTTTGTTCCTTGTTCAGTTTGTGGATTCAGCAGCTGGTTGGAGTGGTACTATCTCAGTACTCCCTTCTGTAGATGTCCTCCCTCAGTGGAACTGGTGGCTTCGAGTTTGTCCAGTTGAGTTTCATTCCacactgattaaaaaaaggtgTTGTCCCTGTTAGATACTGTTtacttctgtctttgtcttgatGATTGTAGTTCATTCACACAAGAAGTGATCCAAAAAATAAGTTGAATATGAgagaggagtcagacacaattaaacataggagctgccaaatatctatttgAAAGCTGTAGGGGGAGAAATTGCCAAAACTGCAGAGCGTCCCTTTAACGTTGACCATTGAGTCAATGAACTCCAGGGAGACCCCTGTGTGACCTGGGTGTGGTTTCATTACATACCCAGTGCCATCACAGGTCAAAGCACCTAATTAGAGAAATGAAGACTTTGAgctgaaagagaaggagagctGGTTTCCATTCCTGTTCGACCACACAGAGGGAAACATCCCAGCGAGTGTTTGATTAAACCTAATTAATTTACAGCCAATTTAAGCCTTTTGCTCCCCGCATTCTAACTTAACTCAGAGATGAGTAAGGCAACGTGACATTCAAGCAggctaaaaaaaatactatccACGAGCTTCTTTAAGCCTGGCATTACGCTTCTCCATGTGTCTTTTCCCTACGCCCTCACCCAAAGGCATTTCACAGGTGCGTGTCAATCTGGATAGTCAGAGTAGCTACGTATATGTGCGTCTGACGTGTATGACGATTTCATAAACCAAAGCTGTTCCAAACACGCCTCGTTCCATGTGCACATGGGCGAATTCCAGCGGGTAATTGTGGAATAGAAAGAGACATTATGCAACATGAACTTGCAGTAGTTACTGAACTTGTGTACAGACCAGAAAGGATGTTGTAGTCTGCAGGGGGCAACAAATTGGGACAAAGCACAAACACTACAAACTGCTTATGTAAACTAAACCTCTGTTACACTTACATaataaaaacaggaagtgatcAATTATGTGTCATGAGAGGGGGCAGTGTGACAGCGGGTGGCTGGGTTAGGGACAGTATGTACAGTGCTGGTTAAAGACAGAGGTCAGAGCAGCGGCTCGGTTGGGAGCCAAGTTCACTGCTGGTCATACAGTTCACTTGATGTGTTACATTACTGCAGTGATTCATTCTCTGACTGGAGCATCTATGCCAATCAATGCATCCTTCTGACCGGTGTTGTTTGTGTATCAAAGCCTGATATGTCTTATTCCTTCATTGTTTACGATTATAAATGTAACAAATACATAGGTGacccacactgttgcactggtaCTCCTTCattacatgaaaacacacacacacacacacaacacccacacccacacacacccacacccacacacacacacacacacacacacacacaccacacacaccacaacacacacataaccgTAAGTAAGGTAAACCCATCTAAACctcacttttttaatttttatcttTTAGTCACTTACAGTGTAGTATGTAGTATGTTGTATAAACACTATAAGCAATGCAACATATGTTGTTGAAAAACCAATAAAGTGTTGGATGATAATGAGCGGAGCATCAGCGGGACAGGTGCCTTAGTATTTAAAGACTGGTCTTTACAACTGATTATTCCTATTATTTGTCTGTCAGTTATTGTTTCGTTTAATTGTTCAGTCTATACTGTCAAAACGGTGAAAGGCAAACCAACTTCTCGGTACACAAGCTACAAATTGCTACCTTTGTCTGAACGTCCAACCTAAACATATTGAATATTTAAAGATAatacagagaaaacacacacacacacacacacacacacacacacacacacacacagcccccaAATACTCACTGGCCCTCACAGCACCTTTATGTGTTTAATTGCTGCTGAAAATAGAGCCCAGGAAATGTGCTACAAAAACAGCtgtgcccagctgttttaggaaatgaCCGTGCTGTGTGCTTCAAAATGAAGTGTAACATGCTGGAAAAGTTGAAAAGTGTTGATAGACGGACTAACAAGTTTTTGGCTTTTGTCTTTCAGTGGGATTTGTTTCTAGTAATAAAAAGAATAACAGTAGCCTAGGAATATCTTCCTCTTTGACTGAAATGATCTTCTTAGGCCT is a genomic window containing:
- the phactr3b gene encoding phosphatase and actin regulator 3b isoform X2, which encodes MIYVMDQQRALHSGCLVSGVRTPPVRRNSKLASLGRIFKPWKWRKKKNEKLKPSATVEKKAAVRLKKDDLVRRNRGETETESGLACGGNCEDPDTPTNSDGEDRDEEPVAPLASTSEDLGSDLEASTVQDVTEDSKTVGDPGQSEDGEDESTSLSDPSDEQSVGTVETVEGKPEATAAQRRRASTSPPPKPIKLLTRMGSLDCAPSVPVKKSPATLPRNFTLPKDPHGSLLRGRMFTPTGSPHLGALHSQLPPSCIIEELHRALATKHRQDSFQTKEARSSLKRRLDGRLSRTSSTEREPAGESDSKKESDENKENWRLDEFLNDQDSWNASVISGTLPRRVRKELLAVKLRNRPSKQELEDRNIFPVRSDQERQEIRQQIELKLAKRLSQRPAVEELESRNILKQRNDQTEQEERREIKQRLNRKLNQRPTVDELRDRKILIRFSDYVEVAKAQDYDRRADKPWTRLSAADKAAIRKELNEFKSTEMEVHSSSKHLTRFHRP
- the phactr3b gene encoding phosphatase and actin regulator 3b isoform X3; translated protein: MDQQRALHSGCLVSGVRTPPVRRNSKLASLGRIFKPWKWRKKKNEKLKPSATVEKKAAVRLKKDDLVRRNRGETETESGLACGGNCEDPDTPTNSDGEDRDEEPVAPLASTSEDLGSDLEASTVQDVTEDSKTVGDPGQSEDGEDESTSLSDPSDEQSVGTVETVEGKPEATAAQRRRASTSPPPKPIKLLTRMGSLDCAPSVPVKKSPATLPRNFTLPKDPHGSLLRGRMFTPTGSPHLGALHSQLPPSCIIEELHRALATKHRQDSFQTKEARSSLKRRLDGRLSRTSSTEREPAGESDSKKESDENKENWRLDEFLNDQDSWNASVISGTLPRRVRKELLAVKLRNRPSKQELEDRNIFPVRSDQERQEIRQQIELKLAKRLSQRPAVEELESRNILKQRNDQTEQEERREIKQRLNRKLNQRPTVDELRDRKILIRFSDYVEVAKAQDYDRRADKPWTRLSAADKAAIRKELNEFKSTEMEVHSSSKHLTRFHRP
- the phactr3b gene encoding phosphatase and actin regulator 3b isoform X1 produces the protein MASSDGLGEDCVLVRGRSQSDPSSITEVRLGEAHRADVMDQQRALHSGCLVSGVRTPPVRRNSKLASLGRIFKPWKWRKKKNEKLKPSATVEKKAAVRLKKDDLVRRNRGETETESGLACGGNCEDPDTPTNSDGEDRDEEPVAPLASTSEDLGSDLEASTVQDVTEDSKTVGDPGQSEDGEDESTSLSDPSDEQSVGTVETVEGKPEATAAQRRRASTSPPPKPIKLLTRMGSLDCAPSVPVKKSPATLPRNFTLPKDPHGSLLRGRMFTPTGSPHLGALHSQLPPSCIIEELHRALATKHRQDSFQTKEARSSLKRRLDGRLSRTSSTEREPAGESDSKKESDENKENWRLDEFLNDQDSWNASVISGTLPRRVRKELLAVKLRNRPSKQELEDRNIFPVRSDQERQEIRQQIELKLAKRLSQRPAVEELESRNILKQRNDQTEQEERREIKQRLNRKLNQRPTVDELRDRKILIRFSDYVEVAKAQDYDRRADKPWTRLSAADKAAIRKELNEFKSTEMEVHSSSKHLTRFHRP